Part of the Ornithodoros turicata isolate Travis chromosome 6, ASM3712646v1, whole genome shotgun sequence genome, tgctctacctggatgctgactgtttctgTTGTATCTTGTAAGGGCGAGCTCCGACCAGACGACGTAGTTACTAACTTTATTCTCTTCAGAATTATCGaacactttgtttcttttacCTCCTCTTCTTCTCCCCGCTTTGTCACGTCTTCCTCTTTTCACAACATAACATTTCCCCTTCCCCAGAGAAAAAGTTCAAACCACAGTTCATGTTTCAAACCAAAGTTAAGTTCAGGTTGCCGCTGGAGACAGCCTGCATGCGTTCCAAGTGCGACCATCGCTAGTGCGAAATGTACTTCTGTTGACAGGTGCCATTATAGTTAAGGGCTCACTGTAAGATGAATGTCCTTTCGGGCGATGCCATGGTAACTTGACTCGGATTCTGTCCCCTACACGGAAAGTGGGCTCTTTAGGGTTCCTGTGCTGGTCCGCATTCTTTTTCTCGCGAGCCTGGTAGGTTGCTACCCTGCGACGTAAGTTCTGGACTTCTTCGGAGAACTCGTTGTCCATGTTAGGAAACCCAACGATGTCTAATTTTGTGCGTAGCTTTCGGCCATGCAACAATTCTGCTGGTGACACTTTCGTCGCCGCATGAGGGGTGCTCCGATAGATTGCGAGAAACTCCTGAATTGTTGATTCCAAAGGAGCGTGAGAAATTGCGATAGTCTGTAGATAATCTTTTAGGCAACGGTTAAAACGTTCCACTTGACCGTTCGACTGTGGATGATACACGGACGATTTGCGGTGCATGATGCCTCGTTCACTTAAGAAGCATTTAAAGTTACGTGACTCGAACTGTGGACCGTGGTCCGTTACAATAACTTGCGGGTAGCCTTCACGGCTGAAAAGCGTCAGAAGGAAGTTGATGATGACATCGGTTGTGACCCGTGAGGCGAAGGCTACTTCGGGCCATTTGCTGTAAAAATCCACTGCTGTAATTGCAAATCTGTTCTGCGATGGGAGAGTCCCGAACGGTCCGACAATGTCTACCGCAAGCTGTTTCCAAGGAGCCGAAGGAAAAGGTACAGGTTGTAATGGAGCAGGATGTGGAGTTGCGGTTTTGTCGTTCCGAAGACAGGTGTGACACGTTTTAACGTACTCCTCGACATCCAGGTCCATTTTAGGCCACCAATACACCTGTCGGATCCTCTGTTTGGTACGGACGATTCCTGGGTGTGATTGGTGAGCTATATCAACAATACGTCGTCTCAGCGTAGACGGAGGGACTACTGTGTCACCACGCATGACGACTCCCTGTATAACAGACAAACTTTCTGCGACTTTGAAGAAGCAATGCAGTGAGGGATTACTCTTGGTTGATGACGGCCACGTTGAGCCTACGAACTTGTACACAGTAGAGAGAACTTGGTCTTCTGCTGTTTCTTTCTTGAGCTCTTCCCATGTAATGGGGTGAAGACCTTGCTCTATTGTGCATATCATAACCATGTCGCTGTCTTCGTTGTTCCGACCGTCCTTGTGAGCTATGGGTAGACGAGAGAGCGCGTCAGCGACCTCATTTTTGCTGCCTTTTCTGTAGATGATTTGATAGTCATATCGTAGAAGTCGGGCAGCCCATCGGGCGATACGCATCGGTTGACGACCGTAACCCTGACTCGATAGAAGAGTGGTTAGAGCTTGGTGGTCTGTACGGAGTGTAAACCGTTTTCCAAGAAGTAGGGTATGCCACTTTTCGCATGCATACAAGCAAGCTAGGGCTTCTTTTTCGCCAACCGAGTACCTCCTTTCGGTCTCGGAAAGTGTTCGCGAAGCAAATGCCACAGTGTATAGTCCATCCGGGTGTTCCTGTTCGAGTACGGCTCCCAAACCGTAATCCGAAGCGTCCGTAGTGACAACCGTTGGAAGTCTGGGGTCAAATATAGCTAACGTGGTGCAGTTCTTGATCAAGTGCTTCAACTTGTCAAACGATTCTTGCTGCTCTGTTAACCAGACAAATGTTGAATCTTTTCGAAGTAGGGATCGTAAAGGTTCAGTGAGTGTTGCGAAATGTGGCACAAACTTGAGATAATACGAAGCGAGACCCAAGAAGGACCTCAATGCTGTCACGTTTGTAGGGTGGGGTGCATCCATGATGGCCTGCATCGTGTCTTCGTCTGGGTGAATACCCTTGTCAGAGACTGTATGTCCCAGAAACTTGATTGACTGGACTGAGAATacgcacttcttcaggttcagCGTTAGTCCGCAGCTCATCAGTCTTGACAATACTTGGTCCAGATTTCGGTCGTGCTGCTCCTGTGTTGTCCCAAAAACGAGAACATCATCTAAATAGTTCAGCGTGCCTGCACAGTCCTTGAGTACGCACATCATCATCTTCTGGAAGGCCGCAGCTGCTGAAGAGAGACCAAAGCACACACGTGTATAGCGAAACAAACCTTCGTGGGTTATAAATGCTGTGAGGTTTCTACTCTCTTCTGCTAAGGGCAGCTGGTGATAAGCGGAGGAGAGGTCCAATTTGGAGAAGACCCTTGCTCCAGAAAGTTGATGAAAAATTTCTTCCGGGTGAGGGAGTGGATGGGAATCGATGACGACGGCTTCATTCGGACGGCGGAGGTCCACACATAGGCGAATCTCTCCAGTTTTGCGCCAAGCGACCACTACCGGAGATACCCATTCAGAGGCGTCAATCCTTTCAATGACACCCGCTTCTTCTAGCCTTTGCAATTCCGTTGACACTTTGTGCCTAATTGCAATAGGTAAACGACGAAGCTTCTGTTGCACGGGAGTGACTGAGGGCTTTACTTTGATCTTGTGCACAAACCCTATTACCATTCCCAGTCTGCTTGAAAATAGGGCCGGGAATTTGAGAGCGTGCTGAGGTACAGTATCTGCATTCATAGCTTGTACTTGGTGACATTCTCGAGTTGCAATTTCGAGAGAAATGTCTAACGCTTGTAGTAAATCGAGGCCCAGAACTGCTGATCCTTGTCTCACAACGTGGAAGTGTCCTGTCGTTTCTCTTTCACCAAAAGCAACCTTCGCAGTGAAGACTCCCAGTACTGGTATGGGTTTTCGAGAATAGTCAGTGAGTTGCGTCAAACTGTTGCGTAATGCTATGTGCTTGAAATTGGCCTGAAATAATGAGTTCGGAATGATGGATACCGACGAGCCCGTGTCAACTAGGAGACGTATAGGAGTGCCCTCCACTCGGATCTCGCAGTATATAGGCTCTGTCGGACCCGTTGTGAGAACTTGTGCTTCCGCTATGTTCTTAACTTCTTTGGTAGGACGGGCGCTCTTGCAGACGGACGCGAAGTGTCCCTTCTTGTTGCACTTTTTGCAGAGTTTGTCCTTTGCCGGACATAGGGGATCATTCGCTAGATGATTAGTAGAACCACATCTGTAACATGTATGCTTAGCGTTTTTAACTTTCTTCACATGTCTTTGCTTGCTAATCGCTGCTACTTCAATCTGGTCAGGCAAGGTGGCTGAAAGGATGCGAGATTCTCGCATAGCTTGTTCTACTTGACACGCTATAGTGATAGCGGT contains:
- the LOC135398548 gene encoding uncharacterized protein K02A2.6-like is translated as MNLQPPPPFLAVPGKPLIPWPEWHLLFDTYLEASGGTRFGDARKTAVLLNCLGVEGQRIFRSLPEVVRPYALPETSTSEGSTSSHSSYATAVSKLTSYFTPTVNKTVERYKFRQRSQLPGENIEEYVTALRTLASTCRFNDLTEEMICDQLVEKVAAKQVRDRLLLEPDLTLNTAITIACQVEQAMRESRILSATLPDQIEVAAISKQRHVKKVKNAKHTCYRCGSTNHLANDPLCPAKDKLCKKCNKKGHFASVCKSARPTKEVKNIAEAQVLTTGPTEPIYCEIRVEGTPIRLLVDTGSSVSIIPNSLFQANFKHIALRNSLTQLTDYSRKPIPVLGVFTAKVAFGERETTGHFHVVRQGSAVLGLDLLQALDISLEIATRECHQVQAMNADTVPQHALKFPALFSSRLGMVIGFVHKIKVKPSVTPVQQKLRRLPIAIRHKVSTELQRLEEAGVIERIDASEWVSPVVVAWRKTGEIRLCVDLRRPNEAVVIDSHPLPHPEEIFHQLSGARVFSKLDLSSAYHQLPLAEESRNLTAFITHEGLFRYTRVCFGLSSAAAAFQKMMMCVLKDCAGTLNYLDDVLVFGTTQEQHDRNLDQVLSRLMSCGLTLNLKKCVFSVQSIKFLGHTVSDKGIHPDEDTMQAIMDAPHPTNVTALRSFLGLASYYLKFVPHFATLTEPLRSLLRKDSTFVWLTEQQESFDKLKHLIKNCTTLAIFDPRLPTVVTTDASDYGLGAVLEQEHPDGLYTVAFASRTLSETERRYSVGEKEALACLYACEKWHTLLLGKRFTLRTDHQALTTLLSSQGYGRQPMRIARWAARLLRYDYQIIYRKGSKNEVADALSRLPIAHKDGRNNEDSDMVMICTIEQGLHPITWEELKKETAEDQVLSTVYKFVGSTWPSSTKSNPSLHCFFKVAESLSVIQGVVMRGDTVVPPSTLRRRIVDIAHQSHPGIVRTKQRIRQVYWWPKMDLDVEEYVKTCHTCLRNDKTATPHPAPLQPVPFPSAPWKQLAVDIVGPFGTLPSQNRFAITAVDFYSKWPEVAFASRVTTDVIINFLLTLFSREGYPQVIVTDHGPQFESRNFKCFLSERGIMHRKSSVYHPQSNGQVERFNRCLKDYLQTIAISHAPLESTIQEFLAIYRSTPHAATKVSPAELLHGRKLRTKLDIVGFPNMDNEFSEEVQNLRRRVATYQAREKKNADQHRNPKEPTFRVGDRIRVKLPWHRPKGHSSYSEPLTIMAPVNRSTFRTSDGRTWNACRLSPAAT